From a single Cinclus cinclus chromosome 16, bCinCin1.1, whole genome shotgun sequence genomic region:
- the USP42 gene encoding ubiquitin carboxyl-terminal hydrolase 42: MTIVNKPKSSKSKKSSSRRSEKSMKPRTKKMTSRTASLGRVPPTEDPNKVSVDKGPGGHIYCRSSQKSKPFAQRDLVVNDGIAPPQRILFPPEKICMDWQQTQSVGVGLQNLGNTCFLNSTLQCLTYTPPLANYMLSLEHTKSCHVEGFCMMCTMESHINQVLCCSNNAIKPTSVINGLKRIGKHFHFGSQEDAHEFLCFTVDALQKACLNGSTKLDRSSQATTLIYQIFGGYLRSRVKCLNCKAVSDTYEPFLDVTLDIKAVTSVTRALEQFVKPEQLDGENSYKCSKCKKMVPASKRYTIHRSSNVLTISLKRFANFTGGKINKDVKYPEYLDLRAYMSQSIGEPLIYALYAVLVHSGFNCNAGHYLCFIKAGNGLWYRMNDASVELSDIKTVLNQQAYVLFYIRRYDLTLGERAFYLPAPSYPRSFLGQRGANSKQAAFMGPRLPPHMMKSSSRLNGNAPLKEDPSTVGVAVKRPSSAPPTACVQNWAISRPSMTDPSKPQKITISIHNKLPARQALPHECPSSAVEEEDLKPLPSATVTNSSTAEPTSNLSTVSVATNVSKQEVPDEIFVEPAVNGNPKLCSDSVVPYGAEPSGKSEESKGLFKRNCNVISSNGILIGKVVRTLHNSHSSCQNVEERSQHELPKLDSLNGAISLDNEYKENGLKLDDSTCQVQPIKPSEIFFSKANGVLETMPKALSPDPQGILESLTYSQLNSLSEEKSVSGPQKSDNDGVMETVVMEALFAYEESRKVPSNFSCEVEKLFTQSDSETIFTKEEVAESIITKADNAHLNINGQHKVRKKSLDTESEFLGQCESEDIRDKDKLRRSKEPELISKENPLYIKGSPESKEKLGQTSSIKPDIECSSKKLASLDITDKCQDTKDISNNYVEVPPVNDSSITKLDKVLESQFSRADEGLSNKICEDDDKHIKKNKKKIHDSKRTDKEHYRRKRENSDTEEKERQTRNKSDDHSHRRRSSHSVETNKQSRHKQEYCSESKYRSSHNERNSPSNGRSSGKYSRYRSRSRERTDPDRNRYYYSKGDRPWIRERYYQDEPRRWEKCRYYNDYYSSHGTRDGRERKSSHCDKDYDKLSQAYSRSHKDYHCKSRWAHSTLSREEDVHHFSSHRANFHHCSVPQQHLEKYSRERHGLPQVSAHSNYEDSSRENEKLRNGKRKYSHQEESESDIEKKCRKTDDQRIKKYKKVKKKKKSKDKHREKDYKLYDLDCSVLHFDNDNRKHKKKKKKKQHDRKLKDLLEYLDPHFQKKTWEKEESRPPDDHLCEQYRNQGSKQPYKEEKPSGAGDSKKYSSMASTEYVRGEELTEESLQYSD, encoded by the exons ATGACCATAGTTAACAAGCCAAAATCTTCAAAGTCTAAAAAATCTTCCTCAAGACGGTCTGAGAAATCTATGAAACCCCGTACTAAAAAAATGACATCACGCACTGCAAGTTTGGGCCGGGTACCTCCTACAGAAGATCCAAACAAAGTCTCTGTGGACAAAGGTCCTGGGGGGCATATTTATTGTAGATCATCTCAAAAATCAAAGCCTTTTGCCCAAAGAGATCTAG TTGTTAATGATGGGATTGCTCCGCCACAAAGAATTCTTTTTCCGCCTGAGAAAATCTGTATGGATTGGCAACAAACACAAAGTGTTGGAGTTGGGCTGCAGAACCTCGGCAACACATGTTTCCTTAATTCTACTCTCCAGTGTTTGACCTACACGCCTCCTCTTGCCAATTACATGCTTTCACTTGAGCACACCAAGTCAT GTCATGTGGAGGGATTCTGTATGATGTGCACAATGGAAAGTCACATCAACCAGGTCCTGTGTTGCTCTAATAATGCCATCAAACCTACATCTGTTATCAATGGCCTTAAAA GAATaggaaaacatttccattttggCAGTCAAGAGGATGCACATGAATTCTTATGCTTCACTGTTGATGCTCTACAGAAAGCTTGCTTGAATGGAAGCACCAA ATTAGACAGATCTTCTCAAGCCACCACACTTATTTATCAGATATTTGGAGGATATCTAAGATCTCGAG TAAAGTGCTTGAACTGCAAAGCAGTGTCGGATACCTACGAGCCATTTCTCGACGTTACTTTGGATATAAAG GCAGTTACATCTGTCACCAGAGCTCTAGAACAATTTGTGAAACCGGAACAGCTGGACGGTGAAAACAGCTATAAGTGTAGCAA gtGTAAAAAGATGGTTCCAGCGTCAAAGAGATACACGATACATCGCTCTTCCAATGTTCTCACAATATCACTGAAAAGATTTGCAAATTTTACAGGTGGAAAGATCAACAAG GATGTAAAATACCCTGAATATTTGGATCTTCGAGCATATATGTCCCAATCTATTGGAGAACCCCTCATCTATGCTTTATATGCAGTTCTTGTACATAGTGGCTTCAACTGTAATGCTGGACACTATCTCTGCTTCATTAAG GCTGGTAATGGACTTTGGTACCGAATGAATGATGCCTCAGTAGAGCTTTCTGATATCAAAACAGTTCTCAATCAGCAAGCTTATGTACTTTTTTATATCAG GCGTTACGATCTGACGCTGGGGGAGAGAGCCTTTTACCTGCCTGCGCCCTCCTACCCCCGCTCCTTCCTCGGCCAGCGCGGGGCCAACAGCAAGCAGGCTGCCTTCATGGGACCACGGCTTCCTCCTCACATGATGAAG AGTTCAAGCCGTTTAAATGGGAATGCACCCTTAAAAGAGGATCCCAGTACTGTTGGTGTTGCCGTAAAAAGGCCATCTTCAGCTCCACCTACAGCTTGTGTTCAAAACTGGGCCATTTCCAGGCCTTCAATGACAGACCCTTCCAAGCCCCAGAAGATCACCATCAGTATTCACAACAAGCTGCCCGCACGGCAGGCACTGCCGCACGAGTGTCCGAGCAGCgctgtggaggaggaggatCTGAAGCCCCTTCCTTCAGCCACAGTTACAAACTCTTCCACAGCAGAGCCTACCTCAAACCTCTCCACGGTGTCAGTTGCTACTAATGTCTCCAAGCAGGAGGTTCCTGATGAAATCTTTGTTGAGCCAGCAGTGAATGGAAACCCTAAGCTCTGTTCTGATAGCGTGGTCCCTTACGGTGCAGAACCTTCAGGAAAATCCGAGGAGTCAAAGGGCTTGTTCAAAAGGAATTGCAACGTCATATCTTCCAATGGAATTCTGATTGGGAAGGTGGTCCGTACATTGCATAATTCCCATTCATCCTGTCAGAATGTTGAAGAAAGATCCCAGCATGAGCTGCCAAAACTTGATTCCTTAAATGGTGCTATTAGTTTAGATAATGAATATAAAGAAAATGGACTGAAACTTGATGATTCCACTTGCCAAGTCCAACCCATTAAACCTTCTGAGATTTTCTTCTCTAAAGCAAATGGAGTGCTTGAAACG ATGCCTAAAGCTTTGTCACCAGATCCTCAAGGTATCTTAGAATCTCTTACATACAGCCAGTTGAACAGCTTGTCAgaggaaaaaag tGTCTCTGGACCTCAGAAATCTGACAATGATGGAGTTATGGAAACTGTAGTGATGGAAGCACTGTTTGCCTACGAAGAATCCAGGAAGGTTCCATCCAACTTTAGCTGTGAGGTTGAGAAACTTTTTACTCAATCAGATTCTGAAACCATTTTTACCAAAGAAGAAGTTGCTGAAAGTATTATAACAAAAGCTGATAATGCACATCTCAATATCAATGGTCAGCACAAGGTTAGGAAAAAATCTTTGGATACTGAAAGTGAATTCCTTGGGCAGTGTGAGTCTGAAGACATCAGAGATAAAGACAAACTAAGAAGATCAAAAGAACCTGAActcatttcaaaagaaaatcctttgtACATCAAAGGGTCTCCTGAGAGCAAAGAGAAATTAGGGCAAACTTCCTCTATAAAGCCTGACATTGAATGTAGTTCTAAAAAACTGGCATCTCTAGATATTACAGATAAATGCCAAGATACAAAGGACATTTCTAACAACTATGTAGAGGTACCACCCGTTAACGACTCTTCTATTACAAAGCTGGATAAAGTATTGGAAAGTCAATTTTCTAGAGCAGATGAGGGACTGAGTAATAAAATATGTGAAGATGATGataaacatattaaaaaaaataagaaaaaaatccacgACTCTAAAAGAACTGACAAAGAGCACTACcggaggaagagagaaaattcGGACACTGAGGAGAAGGAGAGGCAAACCAGAAACAAATCAGACGATCATTCCCACAGGAGGAGGAGCTCTCACAGCGtggaaacaaacaagcaaagccGTCATAAGCAGGAATACTGCAGTGAGAGCAAGTACAGATCCTCCCACAACGAAAGAAACAGCCCCAGTAATGGCAGGAGCTCAGGAAAATATTCTCGTTACAGATCCCGGAGCAGAGAAAGGACAGATCCAGACAGGAATAGGTATTATTATTCCAAAGGAGACAGACCTTGGATTAGAGAAAGATACTATCAAGATGAACCACGGAGATGGGAAAAGTGCAGATACTACAATGATTATTATTCCTCCCATGGAACAAGGGATGGTAGGGAGAGGAAGTCCTCTCATTGTGATAAAGACTATGACAAATTGAGCCAAGCTTACAGCAGGTCACACAAGGATTATCATTGCAAAAGCAGATGGGCTCACAGCACACTCTCCCGAGAGGAGGATGTGCATCACTTCAGCAGTCACAGAGCAAACTTCCACCATTGTTCAGTACCTCAGCAGCACTTGGAAAAATACTCCCGTGAAAGGCATGGACTTCCACAGGTGTCAGCTCACTCAAATTATGAGGACTCTTCCcgggaaaatgaaaaactaaGAAATGGCAAAAGAAAATACTCCCACCAAGAAGAAAGTGAAAGTGACATAGAAAAGAAATGCCGAAAGACAGATGACCAAAGAATCAAAAAGTATAAGAAggtcaagaagaaaaagaagtccAAAGATAAACATCGAGAGAAGGATTACAA ACTTTATGATTTGGATTGCTCTGTGCTCCACTTTGACAATGACAATCGCAAAcataagaaaaagaagaagaagaagcagcacGACAGGAAACTGAAGGATTTATTGGAATATTTAGATCCTcatttccagaagaaaacatgGGAGAAGGAAGAGTCCCGTCCTCCAGATGACCATTTATGTGAGCAATACAGAAACCAGGGCAGTAAACAACCCTACAAGGAAGAGAAGCCTTCTGGTGCAGGTGACAGCAAGAAATACAGCTCCATGGCATCCACTGAGTATGTCAGAG